The stretch of DNA CGGATTAAATTGCCtgttaaatgtgtgtgtgtgtgtgtgtgtgaggggtgGGGGTTCTCATGGCTGTTTCCTGCAGGAGAGCAGatcaggggtcagaggtcagtgtcTCGGAGGGCGTCACAGTTGGAATGAGGTGAGGTCAAATCCGGGGCAAATACTTCTCAATAAATTCCCTTACAGCCAACATTTCCTAAAAGAAATCAGAACAgattaataatcaattaataaataataatttcacagaAGTAAAAGCTTCTAACATTCGTTTCCATCCGATCATCACCAGCAGGAACGACAGACTCTTTTTGTTCTCCGCTTTTCCAGGGTGGAACCATCACAAAACAAACGTCTACAAAGATTTATAAGAACAAGAACTGAGAGCTCaagtttaattcaaattcaataatattttactaACATACGGCTTTATGATTCATAATCACACCAAAGAGTCATTAAAAAGCCAACATTAAAGTGACCTTCCTGATGATGACGACCGGATTAAAGATCCACCAATCTGAtatcaatatctgtatcggCCCGATATTGAAGAACATTCTAGATCAGGTATCAGTGACAATGAGTCTGATCCATAAGAaaagatctattcagtctattTCTATGCTTTCTGCCCTGAGCCAAGtattgctttattatttattttacatttagaatTCCTGATTGAACTTTCTGAACCAGGtgagaaaaagtttattttctccaatctattgtttttgtcaacttattatttattttacattgactGTTTTCTCCTAATTtaactgactgaacaaattaaagttgtttttccatgtttgatcAAGCTTGTGAAGCCTTTGGTGTTTTTCAATGTGCTGTACTactgcagagttatcaaattaatttgtaattcagtacatttatgtttgtgtttaaaataaacacaaacaggtgTTCTTCTGTATCGGATCAGCTGATATTAAATCTTAGATATCGGTATCGGAGgtgaaaaaggtaaaaaaagtAAATCGGTGCGTCCCCAGACTGCAATAAGATGCAGACGTACCTCAGGACAGGAGGAGTGCTGAACGCCTGGGTAGGTTTTAAAGGTGACCATCTGAGGGTTAACTATGTATTTGAGCTTCTCTGCCGTCAAGGCGCCGAACTGTGCGGGCACCATCATGTCCATCTCTCCATGGCACTGCAGGATTGGGATGTTCTTGTTGCCGCTCGACGCCTGAGGGAACAGAAGACCCACAGTGGCTCTACTTGAGCAACAGAACCAGCGCAGAACGTGACGGGGCGGCTCCAGCCGGAGCCACGACCTACCGAAGGGAAAGTCTTGTGAAGAGGGAGCCAGCAGCTGAGGGCCACCACGCCGGCCAGCTGGTGCTGGCAGGTCAGAGCGGTGTATAAGGACAAAGCGCCACCCTGAGGTGGGGAGGAGAAACAACAGCAAAacgtttactttttttaaaccagGTCTGGTTtaagaacaaacacagaatcaatGTGAGCCGCTATCTGACCTGAGAGAATCCACCGATGATTATACGGTGAGGAGGAATCCCGTTTCTGGCCTCGTGTTCGATTATGGCCTTAACTGGAGACAGAAACGAAACCATTTAGTGATGGAAGAAATGAACGAGTCAAATTTGAACTAGTCAAAATAATACCAGAATtaagttgtaataatacaagaattTGTATCATATGAGAATAAAACGGTacaagaatgaagtcataatattacctgaagaaagtcataataatataagttgtacaagaataaaataataataatatgaaaataaagtcataatattacaaggcAAAAAGACGTACTAGCATAAAGACGTGATAATAGTCATAAGGCCTCCAAGCTAACGAGTTCAGAGCAGAGCAGCCCTCCGCCACCACTCCCccactgagctccttcagactagccagcagcaattagcaaacgcctggtggaactgctgagctcatgaTAGGAGCCACTTCTCAGTGAGAAATCAGAGAAGCCATGTTGGTATGACTTCCTGAGGCAGAGTTTTTAGAGAGACAGTGGCCCAGTTTCAATAAGTTAAATCAggaagtgaaatttcttttaagtcatatttgacatatacatatataaaaactgaaggtaacacagtttCTTAATTATGGTATGAAAAGGCACTATGTGCCAGGGAAACGAAATACTCAATCTTTAAATCAATAGACAAAGTTTCTGACCCATTTCTAAAACACCATCTGTCATGTACTACTGTAAGGAAAGCTGCTCATTTCAACAAGTTCTGCACAACAAACCAGCCTGGACTCTGATAATTCAGCCCATcacttcattattattattattatggttaTGATTGCTGCAGTGTTGTGGTGAGGTAATCTTCTTTCCACTGCTGCCAGTTCCCCTGATTAAATTGCTGCAGTCGACCAATCAGATGCGTGGCAGAAAGCGCCTCTTTGCGAGCTATTTCAGGCTGGCTTCAGAGGTGAATGTGGCCGTTTTGTTTCAAATGGCACGCTGCGTTCAAACCCACTGTTTTCTGCAGCCTTTTTGATTCCGGCTTCGTCCTCCGGAGCGTCGGGGCTCAGGCCCATGAGGTCGAACCTGCGCACACAAAACCggagtcaagaaaaaaaaaaaacacacaacaagaGATCAATACTCACAATCGCACTATTATCAAAGGCAACATGGGAGCCTATTGTGGTTTCCAGGGAAACAAAGGCAGCCAGTTTTGAGCTGAGAGGCGGTGGCGTTCATCAGAGCTACTCACCACGCAGGCATCAGGGACCTCATGTTGAGAGTGACGGGGATTTTAGGCCTGCGGGGCAAAAAGGCGTCAGGGGGGCAGAACAGCAGTTCAGGTGAGATAAACGGCAGCAGACTTACGCGTGAGGGCAGATGAACTTGACGTGAGGCAGCCGGATCCCCGTCAGAGAGTCGGCCCACCCGTGCCTGAtggaaaacaggaagcagataaaaaataaatccaacaacaaacaaacctggctcataaaaaagaaaaaggatttttacagttttgtaaaTTTGTACAGAGGTCTGACTGAGGAAAACACTGAATACATTTTAGACAAATCGACTCAAAGCCACAGTCAGAAGATGAAAATAATTCTCACAGATAATTAGATAATAAATTagataatatttaattaatgtttcttttttattgtcatgtttttaatttcttatgaTTTCTATATGATTTTTCATATGTTGCCAatatcatgttttattgttttacattattACAATTCCTTCTTAATAgcttttagaaagtttttaataaaactcattAAGGACAAGTGCTGCAAATTATATAATAAGTACCATGATGCAGGCAAGGGACGGCTGTGTGTTTGTCTCCatcaaataaaccaaattaataaataaaataaatttgattttcttCCTATTCATAAATTCcagctaattttaatttaaaaaagaagcattaaagagtcacaaaaaaactaattggatattttgccatttttggtTAAAGACCTTGTTTTTCTTACTGCAATTACTTAAAGCATGCTCTAAATATGGTGTACAAGATCACAATACGTAATTATATTAATACAGAAACTAGGAAAGAACTGATTGCAATTTTCGGACTGACTTGCTGATTCTAATTTTGGCCGATATcgattttttctgaaaagtcgATAATTATTGCAACAAAGTTGCAAAGCTTCAACAGTGGGGAGGTGGGCTGTTGTTAACGGAGCATTGTTAACTTTAATGAAGCAGATATGACCTGGTGAGAAAGTCTgtctttaaattattaaatcaatCAGCAAAGATTAAAGAGATGtattcaaatacaaaaatattttattttttaatttgtaacagAGTTACTTCAAGGTGCTGCCACCCTGAGAGGTTTTGCAGCCTTT from Xiphophorus maculatus strain JP 163 A chromosome 13, X_maculatus-5.0-male, whole genome shotgun sequence encodes:
- the lypla2 gene encoding acyl-protein thioesterase 2 isoform X2; translation: MCGNNMSVPLLAEAVTVSGTQKETAAVIFLHGLGDTGHGWADSLTGIRLPHVKFICPHAPKIPVTLNMRSLMPAWFDLMGLSPDAPEDEAGIKKAAENIKAIIEHEARNGIPPHRIIIGGFSQGGALSLYTALTCQHQLAGVVALSCWLPLHKTFPSASSGNKNIPILQCHGEMDMMVPAQFGALTAEKLKYIVNPQMVTFKTYPGVQHSSCPEEMLAVREFIEKYLPRI
- the lypla2 gene encoding acyl-protein thioesterase 2 isoform X1, which encodes MCGNNMSVPLLAEAVTVSGTQKETAAVIFLHGLGDTGHGWADSLTGIRLPHVKFICPHAPKIPVTLNMRSLMPAWFDLMGLSPDAPEDEAGIKKAAENIKAIIEHEARNGIPPHRIIIGGFSQGGALSLYTALTCQHQLAGVVALSCWLPLHKTFPSASSGNKNIPILQCHGEMDMMVPAQFGALTAEKLKYIVNPQMVTFKTYPGVQHSSCPEVRLHLIAVWGRTDLLFLPFSPPIPISKI